In the Nicotiana tabacum cultivar K326 chromosome 16, ASM71507v2, whole genome shotgun sequence genome, one interval contains:
- the LOC107765783 gene encoding eukaryotic translation initiation factor 3 subunit F-like — protein MASSDHTILQFSPSSTSLSAKVHPLVIFNICDCYVRRPDQAGRVIGTLLGSVLPDGTVDIRNSYAVPHSESQDQVALDIDYHHNMLSSHQKVNPKEVIVGWFSTGFGVTGGSALIHDFYSRETTNPIHLTVDTGFTNGEASVKGFVSVHLSIGDQPLAAQFQEVPLDLRMVEAERVGFDILKTTTVDKLPNDLEGMEASMQRLLSLIDDIYKYVDDVVEGRVPQDNKIGRFISDTVASLPKLSSQDFDKLINDGLQDQLLLLYLASLTRTQLSFAEKLNTAAQIL, from the exons ATGGCGTCCAGTGATCACACGATATTGCAATTCTCACCATCTTCAACCAGCTTATCGGCTAAGGTTCACCCTTTAGTCATATTCAACATATGTGACTGCTACGTTAGGCGTCCCGATCAAGCTGGCCGGGTCATCGGCACTCTTCTCGGCTCTGTATTACCTGATGGTACTGTTGACATTCGAAATTCCTATGCCGTTCCTCACAGCGAGTCACAAGATCAG GTTGCATTGGATATTGATTACCATCACAATATGTTATCATCTCATCAGAAGGTGAATCCAAAGGAAGTCATTGTCGGATG GTTTTCTACTGGTTTTGGAGTCACAGGTGGTAGTGCTTTGATCCATGACTTCTATTCCAGAGAAACTACAAATCCTATACATTTGACCGTTGACACTGGATTCACAAATGGAGAGGCTTCTGTAAAAGGTTTTGTTTCTGTGCATTTGTCTATTGGAGACCAGCCGCTTGCTGCACAATTTCAGGAAGTTCCATTGGACCTGCGCATGGTTGAAGCTGAAAGGGTTGGAT TTGATATACTTAAGACGACTACAGTAGACAAACTTCCAAACGATCTTGAAGGAATGGAAGCCTCAATGCAACGATTACTTTCTCTGATTGATGACATCTACaaatatgttgatgatgttgtg GAAGGACGTGTGCCACAAGATAATAAAATCGGAAGGTTCATATCTGATACTGTGGCTTCCCTTCCCAAGCTCTCATCTCAAGACTTTGATAAGCTCATTAATGATGGTCTCCAG GACCAATTGCTCTTGCTCTATTTGGCAAGCCTCACAAGGACACAACTGAGCTTCGCAGAAAAACTTAACACTGCTGCTCAAATCCTGTGA